In the genome of Arthrobacter alpinus, the window CACAGGAAGGCGCCATGAGCGCAATTGTCTCGTTGCACCACGTATCAAAGGAGTTCCCGGCGCAGGGCCGCTCAGGCCCAGCGGCCGTACGTGCCGTCGATGACGTAAGTCTCGACGTCGAACAGGGATCGGTGGTCGGCATCGTCGGCTATTCAGGGGCCGGCAAGTCCACCCTGGTCCGGCTCATCAACGGCCTGGAACGTGCCACTGCAGGAACGGTGCTGATCAAGGGCCAAGACATTACTGCCCTGTCCGAACGGGAACTACGCACCGTTCGAGCTGGGATCGGCATGATCTTCCAACAGTTCAACCTGCTCAAGTCCCGCACCGTCTACGGCAATGTTTCCTACCCTTTGAAAGTGGCGGGCTGGAAGAAGGCCGACATCAAGGCAAGGGTCCAGGAATTGCTCGAATTTGTCGGTATCGCCGACAAGAGTGGGCGCTATCCGCGCCGGCTTTCCGGGGGACAACAGCAGCGCGTGGGCATTGCCCGGGCGTTGGCGAACAACCCGGATATCCTGCTGGCAGATGAGGCCACCAGTGCCCTCGATCCCGAAACCACGAGGGAAGTTCTGCAGCTGCTGCGCCGCGTCAACAAGGAGCTGGGGACCACCGTCATTGTGATCACCCATGAAATGCATGTGGTCCGGGAGATTTGCGATGTTGTGGTCATGATGGAAAACGGACGTGTGGTGGAGTCTGGCGAGACCTACTCCGTGTTCGTCAACCCGCGGGCCGAATCAACCCGCAGGTTTGTTTCGACGGCAGTCCACGGCAGCCCTGGCCGCGAGACCCTGGACAGGTTGGCATCCGCACACCCGGGCAGGCTGGTATCCGTGGGAATCTCGGAGCACGCCTCGACGCCCAGAGTTGCCGAGATTTTCACTCGCCATGGGCTGGTTGCCGCCGTCGTTTTTGGTGGAGTGACGGAGATTCAAAACAGAATCCTGGGCAGCCTCACCTACGAACTCATTGGCAGCGAAACGGCCGTTAACGCGGCCTTGGCGGAACTCTCAGACCTTACAGCAGTTGAAGAACAGCCCACCTTGGCTCCGGACAGGCGGTCATCGGAGTTGGCATCCCTAGGAGGGAAATCATGACCGATTGGGAAACCCTGCTCCCGGTATTAGGGGAATCGTTTCGTCAGACAGTCTTCATGGTGTTCGTTACCGTGCTTCTGAGCGGCGCCGCAGGACTCATCCTCGGGGTGACGCTCTACGCCACCCGGCCCGGAAACCTCTTCGCCAACAAGGCCATTTTTTCGGTGCTGAACTTCATCGTGAACATCATCCGGCCCATTCCATTCATCATCTTCATCACCGCGATCGCCCCTCTCACCCTGGTGGTCATGGGGACAACCATCGGAACCACAGCGGCAATCCTGCCCATGGCGCTCATGGCTGGCGTTGTGATCGCCCGCGTCGTGGAACAAAACCTCGTGGCCTCAGACCCTGGCGTAGTTGAAGCAGCCCGCGCCATGGGGGATGGCAGGCTGCACATTCTTGCCGCCGTCGTAGTTCCCGAGGCCATGGCCCCCTTGATCCTTGGATACACGTTCATGATGATCGGCATCGTGGACATGTCTGCCATGGCCGGCTACATCGGAGGCGGCGGGCTGGGAAACTTCGCCATCATGTATGGCTACCAGCAGTTCAACTGGGAAGTCACGCTGGTCACGGTGGTCATCATCATCGTCATGGTCCAGGCACTCCAGCTGACCGGAAACTGGTTGGCGCAGCGCATCCTGCGGCGTTGATGCCCGGCTCACGATTGTGTCCGGTTTTTCCTGCTTGATCCAAGCACATTGACCACTATTTCAAATTAGAAGGAGGCCACAGTGCCAATTGAATTCCTGGGAATGGCCGCCGGCAACGACGCCACCGAGACGACGCCGGCCACCACCACAGCATTTGACCCCGCTTATGCAGCTCACATTGCCACGATCCATGAAGACAACAACTGGGATCACGTCTTGTTTGCCTACAACTCGGCCACGCAGGATCCGGCCGTCCACGCAGCGTGGGTGGCTGCAAAGACGGAGAAGATCCAGCTCCGTCTGGCCCATCGACCCAACGTTTCCCACCCAACTTTTGCCGCCAAGTCGTTCCTGACGTTGGACCACATCGCCCAGGGCAGGGTCACGGTCCATTTCATCACGGGTGGGAGCCAGGCTGACCAAGCCAAGGAAGGAGACTTCCTGTCAAAGGACGAGCGATACCGGCGGACCCAGGAGTACATGCAGATTGTCCGCCGCGTGTGGGAAGGCGGCGAGCCCTTTGACTGGGACGGAGAGTTCTATCAGTTCACGAACTTTGCCAGCGATCTGCAGCCATTCGACGCAAAACGTCCTGGCGTCTCCTTTGGCGGTTCTTCCGATGCCGCCTGGTCAGTCGGGGCGGCCGAGGCTGACATCTACGCACTGTTTGGTGAGCCGCTGGCTGATGCCGCACAGCAACAGCTCCAGATTCTTGCGCGGGCGGCTGAGCTTGGCCGGACTGATCCGCTGCGCTGGCAGATCGCCTTCAGGCCCATCGTGGCGGCCACCGATGAACTTGCCTGGGAAAAGGCACACTCCATCCTCGGGGTCCTGCAATCACGCCGGGCAAAGGGCGAGGTCATTGACAAGGTCCGGCACTACACGGACAAGCCGGAAGCGGCCGGCACCCAGCGTCTCTTGGCGGCAGCAGAGCGTGCCGACCACCATGACCGGGCACTGTGGACCGCCATCGCCAAAGCTGGAAGAGGCGGCGGGGGAAGTGCGACTGCCCTGGTGGGAAGCTACGAGACCGTGGCACAGGCACTTCTGGACTACTACGAGATGGGTTTTGAGATTTTTGGCCTGCGAGGATACGACTTTGTCCCGGACGCTGTCGAGTTCGGCACCCACGTGATCCCGGCACTCAAGGCTGAAGTGGCCCGCCGAGAGGCCGGTGTGACCCCCGCCGAGCTGCGGGAACGCCAAGCCAAGGCGCGCGAGCGGGCGCTGGCACGCCAACCGGGGGAGAATTCATCCAGCACCGCGGTGTAATTCGCGTCGCCGTCCTGCCTGCCAGCGAATGGGCAAGCGGCGATACGAAGCCCCGTCCCGGCTAAGGGGTTTCAACGCAATAAGAATCGCGGCAGTTTCCACGCCCAGTTTGTCGTGCACCTGCGGCATGTGCTGAGTCGCCGCAAGATCAATTCCGGTTGTCATCCGCGGCGTTTAGTTCGTGACCCTGCTCCGGGAGGAGTGTTGCTGCTGCGTCGACGGTGCCGGTGGCGTTGTCGGGCGTGAATGCTGACGGGTTGGATTTGAACCAGTCGCTGGCCAGATCGTACTGGTGGTTATCTCGGCGTAGCTGGCGCCGACGTGGCTGGCGAGGCTGTTGCCGATGCCTTGCAGGACGGGCGCGGCGCCACCGATGAGCTTGATGTCGCCACGATTGCCACGAGCCGCCCCGCTTGGCGCGTTCATGGAGTAGGACCAGAATTGGGTCTCCGGTGAGTTCGCTGGCGTAGCCGGCGAGCATCTCTATGGCGAATTCGCAGTCCTTCCGGGGCGAGTAGGTCAGTGAAGGTGGCTGCTTAGTCGCGCCGTTCCGGGTCATGGTCACTATCGCGGGGGATAGGCGTAGTGGCGGAGAAGGAGAGTCCTAGCGTTCCTAGGTCTGCCATGGTCTTGCGGAGTTCGGCACGGTCATGGCCCGCTCGGGATCAATGAGGGACTTCCGTGAGACGCCGGCTGCATCAGCCAACGCCTGTTTCAACCAGGCTCGACTCAGTCACTGGTGGCGGATCAAGGCCCCGGCCGCAGCCGGTCTGTCGATGTTGCTCTCAAATGTCATGGCGTCATCTCTTCCGCAATCCATTGAGTCGCCGTATGGTGGCTTTCGCATCCATGGCGCAGGAAACGGAGGAGGGTTTGGGCGTTAACGTCGTTCGTTGACACTGCCAACACTTTTCTTGTCGGACTGGCCCGGACTGCGTCGTATTGGGCCGTACTGCAGCGTTGGTTCGCTGCTTCCCTTTGAGGTGTACTACTGATGTTGGATAGTTGCTGAAAGGATTCTGTCCAAGTCTTCTCGGCCAACTTATTCCGATCAGTTCAAAGCTGATGCTGTCGCACTAGTTGATTCCTCGGGCCGCCCAGCAGCTCTCGTGGCAGCTGAGCTCGGTATCTCCCTGACTGCACTCAAGCGCTGGGTGAAGCTCGCCCACGAAATGCCAGGAAGCGCCGTTGTGAAGCCTGAGCAGCCGGTGGACGCTGCGAAATACAAGGCCCTGGAAGCCCACTTGAAAGGGGTTAAAAGGGAGAATGAGTTTCTGAAAAAAGTGTCGGCATTCTTAGCCAAAGAACAACGGTAGATACCAGCCACAGTCTTGTTCAACAGGAGGAGAACGCCGGAGATCAAGTGGCTTGGATGTGCCGACAACTACAAGTTGCACCTTCCTCGCAATACCGCTGGAAAGGAGTTCGAGCGACACCAACGAGTATCCGCCGTCGGGAGCTGACGGATCAGGTGCGGACCATCCACCAATTGTCGGACGGGATCTTCGGGAACCGCATGGTCGTGCCCAACCATCAAAACGAGTCCGACCACCACTGCAGCTCCACCAACCGCCAAGAAGCCAGGCGCGCAACCATGCGCTGCATCGGGGTCTTCTACAACCGTTGGAGGTCCCACACCCACAACCGAGGGCTACCGCCAACACCAGCAGCTACCCGCCGGTGCCTAACCCGTAAAACAAGACGAACTGTCCGCATGCTTGACACACCTCAAGCTATGTTCTCAGTCACAATGCGCCCTGTTAGGTGCGTTTGGTCGCATAGGCTGACGCTGTTGCCTCGAGGAAGAGGCAGCCGGAAATCAATCAAAGAAAGCAATGGCGCATGAACTTTGAATCCAATTCTCTGACCCTGAAGATCTGGGACCGCTCCACGATCGACCACACCTTGGAAATGGCGATTACCCACGTTTCCACTAAGTCCAACGCTCCGAGAGACCTAGTGAAGGTTACGCGAAGCGGGCCCAATCAGTTCACCGTAAGCGTGACCGAAGCATAATCGGCGACTGTTCGACCGGTCTCATTTGGATCCTGGCGTTCAGCTGGTTCAAAGCGAACCGTCTCGGAATCCATGTCACCGTCTTGTCGGCGACGACGTGGGTGTGCAGTCGTCATCATCGTTCGTCGTTGAGGGGAACACCTAGCCGGGAACCGTGGTGGTCGGATTGTTCCGGCCCGGAACACCTTTCCTTCCGGACTGAGTCGTTCTGGGCCGGAGATCTTCAGGGTGTCGGGACTTCTCTTTGTTTCCGGAGGCTAGAGTTTGGTTCGAATCCCATCTTGGGCACGGAAAAAAAGTTACATCTCGGTCTTCGGATCGGGGTGTTTCTTTTTTGCCTGATGGGCCCGGCCAGTAATCCAGGTGCAAGGTCTAGGGTCCCAACGGAGCACGCCGCGGGCATGGAACGGCCCGGTACCCGTCGCCTCGGGGCGTTCCAAGATTCCTGGTAGCCGCCACAAGGGGCGAATAGCTCCCTAGGCGGAAACGCTCAACCATTCCAGTAACCAAGTCCTGAGATTGCACAGCACCTTGAGCATGGTAAATCGCCTAGTCGCAGGGGGTTTTCGTGTATAAGTGTTCCCGCGATGTGTCGGCATTTTCGCAGCACCGCGCTAGATTTGTCCTAGTCCAACCCAGCTCACTTTGCTCGCGCTGGTGACGTGGCAACGGGCACTCCTACAAGAGGAGCTTCTCGATCAGCAAACGGCTGGTCTCATATGCGGCCGTACCGGGAGTGATAATTGCAAGATGATCCCCTGATGTCTCGTGTAGCTCGGCAGGGTCCCCGGCGGACACTGCGGCTGCAACGTAAGCCTGAGAGATCCCGAAAGGGACGCTCTCGTCTTCACTGCTGTGGACAGCATGGATGGGTACACCGACAGGCAAGTGGGCTATGGGGTCGGCTACGGTGTAGTGAGCCGCCTGCTCGGCAGGTGTTGACCCCATCAAGTTTTCAACGGCACCAGCGCTGAGGTTTAGTCTCCATGCAGCAGTGAAGTCCAGGAGCCCTGCTTGACTAACGACGCCTATGAGGGATGCTTTCGGGTTCGCCCCTGGAGCACCGTCCGGGAGGGTGCCCCGACCGGCAGCCCAGACTGCCAGGTGTCCGCCAGCGGAATGCCCGAGGGCCGCTATCTTGAGTTGGTTAAGACCATACTGATGGGCAATTCCTATCAGCGCGTCGATTCCTGATGCGACGTCCTCAAACGTCGCCGGCCACCCGCCTGCGCCTTCAGCCCCATCGGAGCCGGCACGCCGGTATTCCAAGTTCCACACGGCGAACCCACGGGCCATGAGGTCGAGGGCCACAGGGATGCCAAGCTCTGCGGTGTATCCCTCTCGCCAGTAACCTCCATGGATGACGACCACAATGCTAGGAACGCCACGATCTGTAGGCAGTCCTGGGAGAAACAGCTCACCCCACTGATCACTATGGGGCCCGTAGGCGATAACTTTTCGTAGCGCTCCCACGATGAGACCCGTCTGGTGAGATTTTTGATAGTACCGGCTGAACTCGCGGCAAAAGTGGCGTCAGCAGAATCCTATCGGCACCGCACCGGAAATTCAATACCTTGACGATCGTCGCATGGGTGATATTGTTTGTAAATGACAACCCCCAAAAGTACGCCGCGCACTGCTGTTAGGGACATAGAAGAATCAGTTCGGACTGACTTCAAAGACACCATGTCCTACGGTTGTTATTTGGGCCTCGACAGCCTACTCACTTCCCAACATCCGTTGAGCAAGCCGGAACACCATGATGAGCTATTGTTCATCATTCAGCACCAGACGAGCGAGCTGTGGTTGAAGCTCGTCTTGCACGAGCTTCTGGAGTCGCGCCGACTCATGGACCAATCCGATCTTGGCAAGGCATTGAAGTGTCTGGCCCGGGTCAAAGCGATTCAACGAACGATGACAGAACAGTGGTCGGTCCTGGGGACACTCACACCACGCGAGTATGCTCAGTTCCGGGGCGCCTTGGGGAGCTCGTCGGGATTTCAGTCGTACCAATACCGAGCGGTCGAGTTCATTCTCGGCAATAAGAACGCCAACATGCTCAAAGTCTTTGAGAGCGAGCCCGAAGCCCACAAACTGCTCTCTGGGCTGTTGGAGGAACCGACAATCTACGACGTTTTCCTGAGAGCCTTGGCCCGGGAAGGGTACGACATAAGTGCGGACATTCTTCATCGCGATGTCCGTTTACCCTGGGTCTTCCAGAAGTCCCTTGTTCCTGTTTTCAAAAAGATCTACGAATCGGATGAGACGCCCTGGGGATACTACGAGGCGTGCGAGGATCTGGTCGATCTTGAAGACAACTTCCAGGCTTGGCGCTTTCGCCATCTGCGGACGGTTCAACGGACCATCGGGTTTAAGGCGGGGACCGGCGGATCATCGGGCGTCGACTTCCTCCGACGTGCCTTGGACCTAACTTTTTTCCCAGAGCTGTACGCAGTTCGGACTGAAATCGGCAACTGAGGCTGCCCGGAAACGACTTACGGCAAAGAAAGATGACACGATGACTTCCACATCCGATCACACCGCAACCGCTGCATCCCTATTGGACGAGTCTGACCCCCTGCGGAGATACCGAGATTATTTTCTGGACTCCACGGAAGACAGGATCGTGGCCTACCTTGACGGAAACTCTCTGGGACGGCCCTTGGCTGCAACAAAGGGACGCATGGCCGACTTCATCGACAACGAGTGGGGAGCGCGGCTCATCCGTAGTTGGGATGAGCGATGGATGGACGAGCCAACCCAGGTCGGCGATAAGTTGGCCGATGCGGTACTTGGCGCCGCACCTGGTCAGACCGTCGTCGGAGACTCCACCTCCGTCCTGCTCTACAAACTCATCCGAGCAGCCTTGGACGGATCCATGCCGTCTGGCAGGGACGAGATAGTCCTTGATCGGGACAACTTTCCGACGGATCGTTTCATCGTCGAAGGCATTGCGGCCGAACGCGGAGCAACGATCCGATGGATTGAGCCAGACGCTGCCAGCGGTGTCCGCCCGGAGGACCTGCTAGGCCTCCTCGGACCCCGCACGGCCGTGGTCGTGCTCAGCCATGTGGCTTACCGTTCAGGCTTCCTCGCCGATGCACCGACCATCACTAAACTCGTCCAGGGCGCAGGCGCGTTGATGCTGTGGGACGTTTGCCACTCGGTCGGTTCGGTCCCAATGCACCTCGACGACTGGGGCGTGGATATAGCAGTCGGTTGCACCTACAAATACCTCAACGGGGGCCCTGGGGCGCCGGCGTTCGCCTACGTCAGGAGTGAGTTGCAAGATCGCCTCCAACAGCCGATCTGGGGCTGGATGGGCGCCAGCCAACCCTTCGGCATGTCACCAAATTATGAACCCGCGGCAGGAATTCGCAGGTTCATAACCGGCACCCCTCCGGTGCTCGCGATGCAGCCCCTAAAGCATATGCTGGAACTCATTGCCGAAGCCGGCATGCTTGCAATCCGAGCGAAGTCTGTAGCACTGACCGCCCACGCCGTCACGCTGGCCGACCAGTGGCTGGCACCACTCGGGGCTGAAATGGTCAGTCCTCGTGACCCTGCCGAGAGAGGGTCCCACATCACAATCAATCATCCAAAGTTCGCCGAGGTCACCGCGCGGCTTTGGGATGTGGGCGTCATCCCCGACTTCCGCCCACCACACGGTCTTCGCATTGGGTTATCACCCCTCAGCACCAGTTTTTCCGAACTGGAAGCAGGAATGTCCGCCATCCGCGATGTCCTCACCGAGGCCCTATAGTGTCCGTCCTGGATGATACCTTCTCGCGGCCGGGCAGCGTCGTTTCTCTGCTTCGAACAACAATAGGTCTCTACCTGCGCCAATGCGGTGGGTGGATGCCCGCCAAATCCCTGACAGATCTCATGGAGGTCCTGGACGTCCCAGTGGAACTCACGCGAACGGCGCTAACCCGCCTGAAGCAGAAGGGTGTTCTGATAGCGGAGGTCAAAGCAGGAACGAAGGGATTTGCACTCACAGACGCAGCAGACATGTTGTATTCCAGAGGGGATCGGAGGATCAACTTTCCCCGAAACATGCAGCCGGACGATTCCTGGTGCCTCATCTCATTTTCTGTACCGGAGGCCCAGCGGGAGCGCCGACATCAACTCAGACGCCAGCTCAGCTGGATTGGATGCGGGACAGTCGCCCCTGGACTTTGGGTATGCCCCGACTTCCTGCGAGAGGAAGTCAACGTGATACTGAAGGATCTCGACCTTCAGCGTCAAGCGGTTCTGTTCACCACACGGACACCAGAAGTAGCCGGAGACCTTCGGGAGATAGTCAGTGAATGGTGGGATCTAGACTACCTCGCCGGCCTTCACAAGGATTTTTGCACCGAATACGGTGCCGTGGAGACAGAATCGGTACCAGCCGACTCGGACACATTCGCCACGTACGTGAAGTGCATTGACCGGTGGCGGGTCATCCCCTACGTAGACCCAGGCCTTCCTGCGACCTGCCTCCCTAACGACTGGCCGGGTGGACGATGCATCGAACTATTCCTGGCCATCCGTAGATCACATGAGCGCCCCAGCCTGGCATTTGTGCAAACCATTCTGCAGGAGGATTCGGGTGTTGCCACCGAGGTTGGGATGGCAGTGACGTGATTGCTGATTAGGGGCGTGGCCACAAAATATGGATTCCGGCCGTAACGCGGGGTGCCATCAATGGCGCAGGTGACACCAGGTAATCGCTTGGTTTTAGATTTTTGTACCAATACGCCGGGGACCCTGGGCCCGACAACCAAAGCAGGGGACTGCCCTGGCCTTTGCTTGCCTCCTGGGCGAAAGAATTGCACTCAGAGCCACTTGGGTTCAGGACACGTTCTGAGTAGGAGTTGGGGTCTGAGTGCACTAACCCCGTCCAGAACGACTTTTCGCTCATCTGAGCTGAGTCGCGTGCCTGCCGATGTGTTTGCGGCTGCAGTGG includes:
- a CDS encoding PaaX family transcriptional regulator, which translates into the protein MSVLDDTFSRPGSVVSLLRTTIGLYLRQCGGWMPAKSLTDLMEVLDVPVELTRTALTRLKQKGVLIAEVKAGTKGFALTDAADMLYSRGDRRINFPRNMQPDDSWCLISFSVPEAQRERRHQLRRQLSWIGCGTVAPGLWVCPDFLREEVNVILKDLDLQRQAVLFTTRTPEVAGDLREIVSEWWDLDYLAGLHKDFCTEYGAVETESVPADSDTFATYVKCIDRWRVIPYVDPGLPATCLPNDWPGGRCIELFLAIRRSHERPSLAFVQTILQEDSGVATEVGMAVT
- a CDS encoding LLM class flavin-dependent oxidoreductase translates to MPIEFLGMAAGNDATETTPATTTAFDPAYAAHIATIHEDNNWDHVLFAYNSATQDPAVHAAWVAAKTEKIQLRLAHRPNVSHPTFAAKSFLTLDHIAQGRVTVHFITGGSQADQAKEGDFLSKDERYRRTQEYMQIVRRVWEGGEPFDWDGEFYQFTNFASDLQPFDAKRPGVSFGGSSDAAWSVGAAEADIYALFGEPLADAAQQQLQILARAAELGRTDPLRWQIAFRPIVAATDELAWEKAHSILGVLQSRRAKGEVIDKVRHYTDKPEAAGTQRLLAAAERADHHDRALWTAIAKAGRGGGGSATALVGSYETVAQALLDYYEMGFEIFGLRGYDFVPDAVEFGTHVIPALKAEVARREAGVTPAELRERQAKARERALARQPGENSSSTAV
- a CDS encoding methionine ABC transporter permease, which translates into the protein MTDWETLLPVLGESFRQTVFMVFVTVLLSGAAGLILGVTLYATRPGNLFANKAIFSVLNFIVNIIRPIPFIIFITAIAPLTLVVMGTTIGTTAAILPMALMAGVVIARVVEQNLVASDPGVVEAARAMGDGRLHILAAVVVPEAMAPLILGYTFMMIGIVDMSAMAGYIGGGGLGNFAIMYGYQQFNWEVTLVTVVIIIVMVQALQLTGNWLAQRILRR
- a CDS encoding kynureninase, which translates into the protein MTSTSDHTATAASLLDESDPLRRYRDYFLDSTEDRIVAYLDGNSLGRPLAATKGRMADFIDNEWGARLIRSWDERWMDEPTQVGDKLADAVLGAAPGQTVVGDSTSVLLYKLIRAALDGSMPSGRDEIVLDRDNFPTDRFIVEGIAAERGATIRWIEPDAASGVRPEDLLGLLGPRTAVVVLSHVAYRSGFLADAPTITKLVQGAGALMLWDVCHSVGSVPMHLDDWGVDIAVGCTYKYLNGGPGAPAFAYVRSELQDRLQQPIWGWMGASQPFGMSPNYEPAAGIRRFITGTPPVLAMQPLKHMLELIAEAGMLAIRAKSVALTAHAVTLADQWLAPLGAEMVSPRDPAERGSHITINHPKFAEVTARLWDVGVIPDFRPPHGLRIGLSPLSTSFSELEAGMSAIRDVLTEAL
- a CDS encoding transposase; the protein is MSKSSRPTYSDQFKADAVALVDSSGRPAALVAAELGISLTALKRWVKLAHEMPGSAVVKPEQPVDAAKYKALEAHLKGVKRENEFLKKVSAFLAKEQR
- a CDS encoding methionine ABC transporter ATP-binding protein — protein: MSAIVSLHHVSKEFPAQGRSGPAAVRAVDDVSLDVEQGSVVGIVGYSGAGKSTLVRLINGLERATAGTVLIKGQDITALSERELRTVRAGIGMIFQQFNLLKSRTVYGNVSYPLKVAGWKKADIKARVQELLEFVGIADKSGRYPRRLSGGQQQRVGIARALANNPDILLADEATSALDPETTREVLQLLRRVNKELGTTVIVITHEMHVVREICDVVVMMENGRVVESGETYSVFVNPRAESTRRFVSTAVHGSPGRETLDRLASAHPGRLVSVGISEHASTPRVAEIFTRHGLVAAVVFGGVTEIQNRILGSLTYELIGSETAVNAALAELSDLTAVEEQPTLAPDRRSSELASLGGKS
- a CDS encoding alpha/beta hydrolase, with protein sequence MVVIHGGYWREGYTAELGIPVALDLMARGFAVWNLEYRRAGSDGAEGAGGWPATFEDVASGIDALIGIAHQYGLNQLKIAALGHSAGGHLAVWAAGRGTLPDGAPGANPKASLIGVVSQAGLLDFTAAWRLNLSAGAVENLMGSTPAEQAAHYTVADPIAHLPVGVPIHAVHSSEDESVPFGISQAYVAAAVSAGDPAELHETSGDHLAIITPGTAAYETSRLLIEKLLL
- the kynA gene encoding tryptophan 2,3-dioxygenase, which translates into the protein MTTPKSTPRTAVRDIEESVRTDFKDTMSYGCYLGLDSLLTSQHPLSKPEHHDELLFIIQHQTSELWLKLVLHELLESRRLMDQSDLGKALKCLARVKAIQRTMTEQWSVLGTLTPREYAQFRGALGSSSGFQSYQYRAVEFILGNKNANMLKVFESEPEAHKLLSGLLEEPTIYDVFLRALAREGYDISADILHRDVRLPWVFQKSLVPVFKKIYESDETPWGYYEACEDLVDLEDNFQAWRFRHLRTVQRTIGFKAGTGGSSGVDFLRRALDLTFFPELYAVRTEIGN